AACATCTGTTATATTCATCACTTGTTTTACCTTAAATCCTTTATAGATTAGGTATCGTTTAAGAATATCAGAACAGATATATGCTCTAAAATTACCAATATGCGCATAATCATAAACTGTTGGTCCGCAGTTATACATGCGTACTTGATGTGATCTTAATGGTTCAAAAAGTTCTTTCTTTCCTGTTAAGGTATTGTGAAAACATAAGCTCATAAGTTTAGAAATCTAAACCAGCTTTATATATTTTATGAGCAATTTTTTCAATACGATCGAGCTTAGCTGGATCAATAGTTTTGAATAATAATTCCCCATATCCATGGACAATAATCTCCAGGCTGTCTATCTCAAGGACAAGGGCAATGCCAGCATCGCTTTTTACAGAGAATCTTTTCTTGAGTTCTGCTAAGTCAAGCTTAATTTTATGCCGTAAATCATCGGGAAATCTGCAAGAAATAGCAGCCCTTGTTTTGCATTTTTCAATAATCAAACGAGTCATCAATTTATCAAACTGAGGTAAAGAGCTGTCCATTCAGTCACCAATATATTTTGCGTAGAGATTTTTTGCTTCACGTAGATCTTTTGCTTTAATCAGGCATCTTCCATCATTGAAAATGGTAACTTGTTTAAAATGCAAACAGCCTGGTAAGAAAATAACCTTTCCTAGTTTTTCTAATCTTTTTTTAACCTGCTGTAATGATTGTTTTTTTCCATAAAACTGAAACTGCCCAGAACTGCAAAAGCGAATATTCTTCGTTAGTTTCCTACCATCTAAGTATTCGTAATGTCCTAAACAGGTGCTACAATTCTTTCGTTGTTTAACTTGTAATGTTTGAAAACGATTATTACTATTATTCCCAATAGGTTGGTTGTTAAGATCAATTCTAATCAGCTGTTGTTCATGCTCTTGTCCTAGCACTATCTTAATGCATTCATTTGCTTCTAACGCACCAACGATTGTTGTAATACTATTAAGAACTCCAATAGTATCACAAGTTCCTTCAGGCTGGCAATCAGGAAAAACACAGGAAAAGCAAGGAGTACTTTTCTTAGCATCGTTATTGTTATTTCTGTTATCTATAACCATTACCGTGCCAATGCTTGCAATAGCTCCGCCATAAATCCATGTTTTATTATATTTTCTTCCATAATCATTAATCAAGTATCTTGTTGCGAGATTGTCAGTGCCATCAATAATGATCTTTGCAGATTTCAAAAGTGCTTCAATATTTTTGGAGGTAAGATCAACAGGATTAGAAGTAACAGCAATTGAAGGATTGATGGCAAATAAAGCATCTTTTGCAGCAATGACTTTAGGTTTTCCTATATCTTCTTGCTTATATAAATGCTGGCGCTGAAGATTTGATAGTTCTACACAATCGCGATCAATGAGTACAAGTTTTCCTATTCCTGCGCGTACCAATAACTCTGCTGTTACACTACCTAATGCGCCAAGACCAATAATCGCTATAGTTGCACGCTGCAATGTTTGTTGTCCCTTCTTGCCAATTCCTTGGTATAAAATCTGGCGCGAATACCTTTCTCGATAATCAGTGTTATCCATAGTAGCAAGATACAAACCTTGATTTTTAAAACTATTGGAGAACTTTGCAAAATTATGGTTACTGCCAATTTCGTGAGCATTTTCGAAAGACTTATCGAGCAATTTTCGGAGTTCCAGAGAGAAAATTGCTTTGTTTAACAAAGATCTCAATGCGAACTGGCAGTAACCCGAGCTTTGCGAGTATTTTGCAAAGTTCTCATTGGCAATAACAATTGTTTTTCTGCCGTATTTCTCGTAGAATTGATGTGTTTTTATCCAAATATTCTTTTTTGAAAATCTTGCTTTTACCATCAAATATTTTATCACCTAATCTATTACTAATCCTGTTTCACAAAAGACTAAAAGAGAAAACTATTTATAGTCTAAAGGTTATACTATAATTATGAAGACTATCGCAATACCCGTTGAAGACTTTCAACAAATGAAACAAGAATTAGAAACTCTTAGAGATAGTAAAATCTATAAAAGATTGCTTGAATTTGAAGATAATATTTGTAAAGGTAAAAATATAGTCGAAAGGATATAGGATTTTAGTTCTTTTGCTTTTGACTTAATTTTTTCTATTGTTCGCTGCTGTTTATCTTCACTCGATTTCATTTCGAATTCAAATACATATATTTCATCAGTGGCTTGATTATGTTTGAAATAAAGTCTAATTGGCGGATGGATGTTTTTAATTTCATAGATAAAAAGCTGAGAATCCAACAACTTTCCACAATATGGACCATGTTCTTCAATTTTATTCAGCATAATACATAACGAGAACTATTTAATGCTTGCTATTCTATAAGAGCGAACCTATATTTTTCATCGAGGCACACCTAAAAATTAATAAAATACACTATTATTGCCGATATATGGCTAAAAAGAAGAGCAGTTCTAAAAAATTCAAAAAAGCACCATGGTTGTTAAGAGTGTTATGGATTATGAAAGTATTATGGTTCATAATCAAAAGTATTTCTCAAGGAATATATTATACATTTAAAGGAATATATCTTGGTTGCAAAAAATTGTATTATTGGTATAAAGAACTAAAGGAGAAAAAAGAGGAAGAACGGTTAGCTGGATTACAAACTGAAGATTCTGAAAAAAGCAAAAAAAATATAGTTCCTATTGTTCAAGAATCATTTGCAAAACCTAAAAGAAAATCAACGTATCAACCTTTGAAACTGATTGAAGCAATTAAAGGCAGCAAAGAAGGTTTTGAGCAGCGCTTGTTGACGAGCGCTAGTTTGATTGGTATTATTCTCGGAGCGCGTGGCAGTGGAAAAACAGGGTTAGGATTGCGTTTATTAGAGAACATTCATCATGAAACAAAACGGGCATGTTTTGCGATGGGATTCAAGGATCTGCCAAAATGGATCACAACAGTAGACAAAATCGAAGACATTGAAAATAACAGCGTTGTTCTTGTTGATGAAGGCGGCATATTATTTAGCTCCCGGCAATCGATGAGTGAAAGCAACAAAGTATTGACTGAACTCATTTTAATTGCGCGGCATAAAGATTTAAGCATTATTTTCATCTCACAGAATTCTGCTAATATTGAAATTAATGCGATACGACAAGCTGATTATCTGATGTTAAAGCCAAGCTCATTATTACAAAAAGATTTTGAGCGGAAGAAAATAAAAGAAATTTATGATGAAGTTGAAGAGAAGTTCAAAAAGTATAAGAAGATCTCCGGATTAACCTACGTGTATTCTGAAACCTTTAAGGGGTTTGTCAGCAATAATCTACCAGGGTTCTGGACAACCACGGTTAGTAAGGGATTTAGGGAGAAATTGTGATTTACTCGCGTTACTGAAACATTTATAAATTATGCTTAATTTCTCTTGATAGTGAGTAACGATGAGTTTAGATGAGTGTGTGCTTTTTTTTGGTGAGTGTTGGTTAAGACCTGAACAAGTACCAACCCCTGATACTTTGGTAAATAGGTTTATGACCGAACACGGTCTTACCTATACATTAAGATCTCAAGGAGAGATTTATATTGATGTTACTCCATTAGCAGCAGCACGAGAAGGATTTGATTATAGAAGATTTGTACCAGAGATAATAGCTGTTGGAGATGTTATTATAGTAGGATTTAAGCAACCTGAAAGAGAAAAAAGATGGTATTTAGAAGTTAGAGAAGGTATTGATCCCGCAGCAGGAGCAAATATTGGTGAGGATAGTTTAGAAGGATATCGACCTGCAGGACGTGATTTGGGAAAAGAACCAACTGCTGTAAGATCAATAGATGGTTGTTATGTACCTCCTTTCTCTAATGCACTCTTATCTCCTTTAAGATTAGGTTATCAAGTAGAGGTTTATGATGCAACCCAAAGAACTCCGTCAGGAAGTGATGCAGTTCACGATGTTACTATCATGTCACCAAATCCAGTAAGTTGTATATTTCTTAGGAAATATGTTGGGGAAATAACGGTATCCCAACAGAAACCTTAATTATTTATATTCAATAGGTTATTATCTAAATATTATGTTTATCTGTACGTAATAAGTCTGGGGGTTTAGCGCCTATTTTTGTGAAGCTCTTCTTAAATTTATATTGGGGATTTTTCGGAGTTCCAGAGAGAAAAATCCAATTGATATATGCTTGAAAAGCTGAACCGGCGCTAAAACCATAGAAGACTTATTACGTACGTTTATCTGCATTAAAATCACTTATTTCAATTTTGTGGTTAATACTACACTTTCTTTTACTGTTTTAATTTTATCAAGTATCTCTGTGGGAACATATAGTTCTACCTTTTCTTTAGTATAGATAACTCGCTCTATTTTCTTGCAGAAGATATCCATAAAAGCAGTGTGTATTTGTGGAAGATTATTTTCAAGCATTGTATTTTTAATGATGTTCTTTAGTTCCTCTTCTTTTTCTTCTAATTTTTTCAACTGAACTTTAATATCGTAATATTGCGTAAGTATATTTTGATCTATGATCGAAATGCTATCCGCTGAACTGAACTCAGGAACATACACTTTAGGAAGATTTAGTGAAATATCCTTATTTGCATCTAATGCCATTTTTGCTTTTTCAGTTATTTTTATAACCATCATCTCGTACTCAAGACCGACATTAATGGATACAAGATATTCTTGTGAGATTAACTGCTCAATAAGATTCTTTATTTGATCGAGAGAAAAAGCGCTTAAGCATCCGTAATATTCATCAGCATCAATATGTTTATAGCTATTACTAATAGTTTTGCTTCCGTAAAGTATCTGCGAAAGTGTTGTTTTGCCAAACTGGATTTCAAGATTTTTAATTAACGTGAGAATACTATATGCAACTTCTTTTTGGTTAGTTATATTAATTTTTATCATTTGGAGATGCTCTTGAATTATGCTCAATGGACAGAATATCTTTAATGGTTTCTCCCATTTTCCTTCCAAATCCACTATATTGAGCTATGGTAGATGGTTCTGCATTAAAAATATTCTGCAAATTACCGAAATGCGACAATAATAACTTAGCACGTTTATAACCAATACCTGGAATAGTGAGAAGCATTTGCAGAGGTATTTTTGAGAGTGGAAGTTTTTTTTGCTTATGCTGAATCATACCAATATCCCTATAACGTAAACTATTGCTTTCTAATAATCTAAGAACATGAACTGTTTGCTTTTTACTAAAAGTAATTATTACTTTTATGCTTAAAGTAGATAAAATAGTGATTATTGGACCATAGAT
This region of Candidatus Woesearchaeota archaeon genomic DNA includes:
- a CDS encoding ThiF family adenylyltransferase — translated: MVKARFSKKNIWIKTHQFYEKYGRKTIVIANENFAKYSQSSGYCQFALRSLLNKAIFSLELRKLLDKSFENAHEIGSNHNFAKFSNSFKNQGLYLATMDNTDYRERYSRQILYQGIGKKGQQTLQRATIAIIGLGALGSVTAELLVRAGIGKLVLIDRDCVELSNLQRQHLYKQEDIGKPKVIAAKDALFAINPSIAVTSNPVDLTSKNIEALLKSAKIIIDGTDNLATRYLINDYGRKYNKTWIYGGAIASIGTVMVIDNRNNNNDAKKSTPCFSCVFPDCQPEGTCDTIGVLNSITTIVGALEANECIKIVLGQEHEQQLIRIDLNNQPIGNNSNNRFQTLQVKQRKNCSTCLGHYEYLDGRKLTKNIRFCSSGQFQFYGKKQSLQQVKKRLEKLGKVIFLPGCLHFKQVTIFNDGRCLIKAKDLREAKNLYAKYIGD